The Treponema phagedenis DNA segment ATGCAAGTAAGACCGTGCTGAACGCAACGCTGCCGGCCACAATAAACGAATTGAGAATATTGCGGATAAAAATATAATTCCCATCGTTCCCTTGCAGAGCAGCTAAAAAGTTTGCAACATGGAAACCGTCCGGAATCCATTTATACGGCATCTGCATAATCTCTTTTCCGGTCATTAACGAAGCCGTCAGCATAAACAGCAGGGGCATAACCGTGAACAGGGCAAGTGCCGTTAAAAGGATAACCGTCAGAGCCGAATACGCGTATGATGTAGGTGATTGTTTCATAGTTATTTTGCCGCTCCTTTTAGTAATCCGTTTCGTCCGCTTTTGAACCGCGGAATTGCAGCCATGTCAGCAACAGCATCATCATAAAGAGGACAATACTCATTGCACTTGCCCGTCCGATACGCTGGAGTTTGATACCGGTTTGGTAAATATTCAAGGTAATAACATTAATCGGCCCGAGCGAGGCACCGTTTTGTGTAAACAAATACTGCGTACTGAAGGTTTTAAGACATTGCAGCATCGACATAATCGAAACCAGCACAACCGTCGGTTTTAGCAAGGGCAAGGTGATAGACCAAAAAACCTGCATACGGTTTGCTCCGTCAATCAAGGCTGCTTCGTACACAACCGGCGGAATGGTTGCCAAGCCGGTAATAAACAGAATAACAAAGTAACCGATATATTTCCAAAAATAGACAATCATCGTTGAAATTTGAATCATCGTGCCGTTTAAAAGCCATTGATGATCCACACCCGGACTGCCGAGCAGCGTATTGAGCCAGTAGTTTCCCAGCCCCCGCGGATCAAAGATTAGCAGCCAGATCGCAGCAGCAACTACAGAGGACAAGATAGCCGGAGTATAGTAAGCAATTTGGAAAAATTTTTTTATACGCGGGCCGTGCAGCGAGCTGATCAATACCGCAAAAAAAAGACTGCATACTACCAGCGGAATAAAGGTTCCTAAACTGAACACCGCCGTTGCACGTAACGAGTTCAAAAAGGACATAGGGTTCCCGTATCTGCCGGGATCAAAAATATAGGTATAATTCTGTAAGCCGACAAACTGCGGCGGTGCATTACTAAGCACCCGTTTATCAAAAAAACTTTCGATAAACGCATTGATAATCGGATAAAAACTGAAAAGCGAAAAAAAGAGCAAGGATGGGAGGACAAACAACATACCCCACCGTGCGGTTTTTTTCTCGATTCCTGCTTTTTTTTGTACTGCTTTCATATATTTCCTTCCTTGCACGGTAATCGGCAAGGTGTACCGCTTCCGTTCCGGCCGGAAAACGCACACCTCACCGGCAGTAAGCCGTTTTACTGATTTTCTTCGTCAAGAATTTCCTGTGCCGTTGCTTTCAGTGTTGCGAGTGCCTTTTCAGGGCTGACACCGGCCAGCATCACAGACTCTACCGCCGAGCGGATTGCCATCTGCAATTCCGCACTGTTTGCTCCGTAGTAAACCATATGCGATCTATGCATATCATTGATAAATACATCGGAATAGGGCATGTTTTTAAGTGTTTCCGATTCGAGCAGAGTCTTAGTCGGCTGCATTAAGCTACCACCCTCCGTTAAATATTCTTGTTCATGGCTTAGCAAAAAGCCTAAGAATTTCCAAGCAGCCTCTTGATTCGCAGCTTCTATGTCGCCGTTTACCATGAGGAATTGTCCGTAATAGCACGAAGCAACATTATTGAGTGCATGTTCAAATACGGGAAACGGTATAACCATCCAGTCGTTGCTGTTATAAAATTCCGGATTATCGGCCTTAATACGAGCTTCCTGATACAAACCGCTGTGGGTCATCGCGATTTCATTATTATCGTTATCGAAAATTTTACGTGCATTTTTATAAGTGGGGGAACCGAGGTTTTTTCCTGAAGGCCCCCATTGCTGCATAAAGGTTAATAATTGCCTCCATGCCGCATCACCGATAATTGCCGTTTTACCGTCATCACTGATCAACTTGCCTCCAAGCTGTTCTACCATTGGTACGACTGCAACTAAATAAAACGGATACCGGAAATCAAATCCTCGGCGCGTAATAATATCCCCGTCTCGAAGTACAATCCGTTCCGACACGTGCATCATATCTTCCCATGTTTTAGGGTAGTCTTTTTCGGGATCTAAACCGGCATCGCGGAAAATCCGTTTATTAATATAGATACACCAGTTTACCACTTCCAGCGGTAAAGCATAAATATTTCCATCTTTAGAAACAGAATCTAAAATATCCAAATCATACGCATCATATACCGCTTGTAAATCTTTATAACCTGCTGCTTGAGGATTCATCGGGGCAACTCGGTTATTCGCAATATACGCGTAACCGTTTTCAATCGGTTGAGTAAAAATATCCGGGCCGCTGTTTGCAGCAAATGCCGTTTGGATTAATTCAATCAGTTTATCGGAACTATGCGTAGTCCGTACAATTTTTATATCCGGATTCTGTGCTTCAAACTCAGTGATAAGCCGTTCCTCAAGTTTATTCCGTGTAGGATCTTCATGCGTCCAATAATTTAACGTAATAGTCTTCTTTTCCGCTGCTTTAGTGCAAGAAGTAAAATATAATCCGGCAGCGGATATAACCGCTAAGACAACTATTGCGTCCCTTATGTTTATCAGTATTTTTTTAGTCACTTGTATGTGCCTCTCTTTACTGATTTTCTTCGTCAAGAATTTCCTGTGCCGTTGCTTTCAGTGTTGCAAGGGCCTTTTCAGGGCTGACACCGGCCAGCATCACAGACTCTACCGCCGAGCGGATTGCCGTCTGCAATTCTGCACTGTTTGCTCCGTAGTAAACCATGTGTGCCTTATTCATGTCGTTGATAAAGACATCGGAATAGGGCATATCCTTTAAGGTTTGAGAATTAATCAAGGCCTTTGTCGGCTGAATGATATTGCCGCCTTCTTTCAGATAGGCTTCGCCGTGCTTGAGTAAATGACCGATGAGCTTCCATGCAGCCTGCTGCTTGGCTTTTGAAATGTCGTTATTAACCATTAAGAAGTGGCCGTAGTAGCAAGCAGGAACTTGCTTAACGGCTTTTTCAAAGGTGGGGAAAGGAACAACCATCCACTCGTTGCTATTAAAAAAGTCGGGATTGTCTTTTCTAATACGCCCCTGCTGATACAGCCCCGTCGTTGCCATAGCAATATCATTATTATCCTTATTAAATAAATTACGGGCGTTTTTATACGTCGGCGAACCGAGATTTTTTCCTGTCGGCCCCCACTGCTGCATAAAGGTTAAAAACTGTATCCATGCCTCATCGCCGACGATAGCGGTTTTTCCGTCATCGCTGATCAATTTTCCGCCGAGCTGTTCTACCATCGGCACAAAAGCCACAAGGTAATACGGATACCGGAAGTCAAAACCGCGCCGTACCAGAATATCTCCTTCCCGTACTACCAATTTTTCCGAAACGTTCACCATTTCTTCCCAGGTTTTAGGATAGTCTTTTTCGGGGTCTAAGCCTGCATCGCGGAAAATTTTCTTGTTGATATAAATACACCAGTTGGTAATTTCGAGCGGTAAGCCGTATAATTTTCCGTCTTTTGTTACCGCATTGAGAATTTCCGGTAAATAACTGTCATAAATGCTCTGTAAATCGGAAAAACCTGCCGCTTGCGGGTCTACCGGTGCCACTCTGCCGTTTGCAATGTATGAATATTCATCTTCAATCGAAAGATTGAAAATATCCGGGCCTTGATTGGCGGCAAAAGCGGTTTGTACCAGCTCAATCATTTTTGCTGCCCCTTGCGTTGTCCTGACAACCTTGATATTCGGGTTATTTTGTTCAAATTCCGCAATCAGTTTTGTTTCAAGCTCAGTACGCGCCGGATCCTCGTGCGTCCAGTAGTTGAGCGTAATTTGTTCCGCTTCCGCTGATTTTTCTTTTGTACACGAAATACAAAAGAGCGTGCACAGTGCGGCAGCAGCAATCAACAGCTTTTTGTTCATATCATACCTCCAAAAGACTATTTAGGCATCTTTGCAATCCGGTTTTATTGGGCACCTCTAAAAACCTATTTTTTAGTGTACCTATTTATTATTTTAGTAGCTTTTTTATAAATTGTCTAGTGTAAAACTTGGATTCTTTATCTTAGTTCTCTTACTTTTCCATTTTATTACCTATATGCTCTCTCATTTTACTTCTTTAGATAGCAATATCGGCATAAGTTGTATGTTAAGTTCATCATTATTATCGAAAATGTTGCACGAGCTAGTCCTATCGTTCTTACATAGATACCTTTCATTGAGTTTGTCATAAAGCCAAATACATGTTCAACTCTTGCCCGTATTTTTGATTTTTTTCTGTTACCGATTTTTTGTTTTTTAGTAAGAGGTTTCCCTCTTGCTCCTCTTTCACAAATTTGTCCTTCTATCCCTTTCGCTTTTAAAATCCCCTCTATTTCTTCTCCTATATAGGCACTATCTGCGTATAATCTTTCATCTTTCCTTTCAACTAAATTTTTTAACTCTCTACTATCATGAACATTGGCTGCTGTTACCGTTGCTTTCAATATAAGCTTACTTTTTTTATCTATTTTTATATGATCTTTATAACCGTAATAATTACGTTTATGCTTCTTTGTCCACCTCGCATCACAGTCTTTTTGCGATAATTTTGCCTTATTTTGTTTTTCTTGCCATTGTTCAGGAATTTTTCCGTTTTTGATTTGTTCATTTTCATCTTTGCTGTTATGCTGTATCGGTGCTTCTACTATTGTCGCATCTATTATCGTTCCCTCTTTTCCTATTAAGTTATTTTTAGCTAATTCTTTTCCAAACTTTTCAAATAATTTTTTTGATACTCTCGCTTCAATGAGTTTTTCTTTAAAAAGCCATATTGTTTTTGCATCGGGTACTTTATCTTTTAATT contains these protein-coding regions:
- a CDS encoding IS5 family transposase; the encoded protein is MKQKGLFDEEDRLRVLSKLGDSLEKLNEKINWEIFKPLLKKALTKEPKGLGGRPAYDYVMMFKIIILQKLYNISDDQTEYQINDRLSFMRFLGLELKDKVPDAKTIWLFKEKLIEARVSKKLFEKFGKELAKNNLIGKEGTIIDATIVEAPIQHNSKDENEQIKNGKIPEQWQEKQNKAKLSQKDCDARWTKKHKRNYYGYKDHIKIDKKSKLILKATVTAANVHDSRELKNLVERKDERLYADSAYIGEEIEGILKAKGIEGQICERGARGKPLTKKQKIGNRKKSKIRARVEHVFGFMTNSMKGIYVRTIGLARATFSIIMMNLTYNLCRYCYLKK
- a CDS encoding carbohydrate ABC transporter permease, with the translated sequence MKAVQKKAGIEKKTARWGMLFVLPSLLFFSLFSFYPIINAFIESFFDKRVLSNAPPQFVGLQNYTYIFDPGRYGNPMSFLNSLRATAVFSLGTFIPLVVCSLFFAVLISSLHGPRIKKFFQIAYYTPAILSSVVAAAIWLLIFDPRGLGNYWLNTLLGSPGVDHQWLLNGTMIQISTMIVYFWKYIGYFVILFITGLATIPPVVYEAALIDGANRMQVFWSITLPLLKPTVVLVSIMSMLQCLKTFSTQYLFTQNGASLGPINVITLNIYQTGIKLQRIGRASAMSIVLFMMMLLLTWLQFRGSKADETDY
- a CDS encoding ABC transporter substrate-binding protein; the encoded protein is MVVLAVISAAGLYFTSCTKAAEKKTITLNYWTHEDPTRNKLEERLITEFEAQNPDIKIVRTTHSSDKLIELIQTAFAANSGPDIFTQPIENGYAYIANNRVAPMNPQAAGYKDLQAVYDAYDLDILDSVSKDGNIYALPLEVVNWCIYINKRIFRDAGLDPEKDYPKTWEDMMHVSERIVLRDGDIITRRGFDFRYPFYLVAVVPMVEQLGGKLISDDGKTAIIGDAAWRQLLTFMQQWGPSGKNLGSPTYKNARKIFDNDNNEIAMTHSGLYQEARIKADNPEFYNSNDWMVIPFPVFEHALNNVASCYYGQFLMVNGDIEAANQEAAWKFLGFLLSHEQEYLTEGGSLMQPTKTLLESETLKNMPYSDVFINDMHRSHMVYYGANSAELQMAIRSAVESVMLAGVSPEKALATLKATAQEILDEENQ
- a CDS encoding ABC transporter substrate-binding protein, coding for MNKKLLIAAAALCTLFCISCTKEKSAEAEQITLNYWTHEDPARTELETKLIAEFEQNNPNIKVVRTTQGAAKMIELVQTAFAANQGPDIFNLSIEDEYSYIANGRVAPVDPQAAGFSDLQSIYDSYLPEILNAVTKDGKLYGLPLEITNWCIYINKKIFRDAGLDPEKDYPKTWEEMVNVSEKLVVREGDILVRRGFDFRYPYYLVAFVPMVEQLGGKLISDDGKTAIVGDEAWIQFLTFMQQWGPTGKNLGSPTYKNARNLFNKDNNDIAMATTGLYQQGRIRKDNPDFFNSNEWMVVPFPTFEKAVKQVPACYYGHFLMVNNDISKAKQQAAWKLIGHLLKHGEAYLKEGGNIIQPTKALINSQTLKDMPYSDVFINDMNKAHMVYYGANSAELQTAIRSAVESVMLAGVSPEKALATLKATAQEILDEENQ